From one Geoalkalibacter halelectricus genomic stretch:
- the hisH gene encoding imidazole glycerol phosphate synthase subunit HisH: protein MSRITIIDYGMGNLRSVHKAFEQLGFSALVTDDPAVAARADHLVLPGVGAFKDCMDHLRTGGFIEPIRRHVESGRPFLGICLGLQLLFSESEEFGRHQGLGLIPGRVVRFPAGMRAGDEELKVPHMGWNRIAIKRHAPIYQGIEDGAFVYFVHSYHVVPADSAVVATTTDYGMDFCSSIWRDNVMATQFHPEKSQQVGLRILQNFAAM from the coding sequence GTGAGCCGCATCACCATCATCGATTACGGCATGGGCAACCTGCGCTCGGTGCATAAGGCCTTCGAGCAGCTCGGCTTCAGCGCGCTGGTGACGGACGACCCGGCCGTGGCGGCGCGGGCCGATCATCTGGTGTTGCCCGGGGTGGGCGCCTTCAAGGACTGCATGGATCATCTGCGCACGGGCGGCTTCATCGAACCCATCAGGCGCCATGTGGAATCCGGCCGTCCCTTTCTCGGCATCTGCCTGGGCTTGCAGCTGCTGTTCAGCGAGAGCGAGGAGTTTGGTCGTCACCAGGGCCTCGGCCTCATTCCCGGGCGGGTGGTGCGCTTTCCCGCCGGCATGCGGGCCGGCGACGAGGAACTCAAGGTGCCGCACATGGGCTGGAACCGCATCGCCATCAAGCGCCACGCGCCCATCTACCAGGGCATCGAGGACGGCGCCTTCGTCTATTTCGTGCACTCTTACCACGTGGTGCCCGCGGATTCGGCCGTGGTGGCGACCACCACCGACTACGGCATGGATTTCTGCTCCAGCATCTGGCGCGACAATGTCATGGCCACCCAGTTCCATCCGGAGAAAAGCCAGCAGGTCGGCTTGCGGATTCTGCAAAACTTCGCAGCCATGTAA
- the rho gene encoding transcription termination factor Rho has product MNLKDLKEKKIQDLTAIAKDLGVEGAAGMRKQDLIFSILNAASEKNGAIFGEGVLEILPDGFGFLRAPDANYLPGPDDIYVSPSQIRRFNLRTGDTVSGQIRPPKEGERYFALLKVAEVNFENPSVAREKVLFDNLTPLYPESRLVLETAPDNLPMRVIDLVTPVGMGQRALIVAPPRTGKTMLLQNIANSITANHPDAYLIVLLIDERPEEVTDMQRNVKGEVISSTFDEPATRHVQVAEMVIEKAKRLVEHKRDVVILLDSITRLARAYNTVVPPSGKILSGGVDSNALHKPKRFFGAARNIEEGGSLTIIATALVDTGSKMDEVIFEEFKGTGNMELLLDRRLVDKRTFPAVDINKSGTRREELLVDRTSLQRIWLLRKVLSTMNVVDSMEFLLEKLSEAKTNREFLESMNQ; this is encoded by the coding sequence ATGAACCTGAAAGACCTCAAAGAGAAGAAAATTCAGGATCTCACTGCCATTGCCAAGGATCTCGGTGTGGAGGGCGCCGCGGGGATGCGCAAGCAGGACCTGATTTTCTCCATCCTCAATGCCGCCTCGGAAAAAAACGGCGCGATTTTCGGCGAGGGTGTTCTGGAGATCCTTCCGGATGGGTTCGGTTTTCTGCGCGCCCCTGACGCCAATTACCTGCCCGGTCCCGACGATATCTACGTCTCGCCCTCGCAAATCCGGCGCTTCAATCTGCGCACCGGCGACACGGTTTCCGGGCAGATTCGTCCGCCTAAGGAGGGCGAGCGCTATTTCGCGCTGCTCAAAGTGGCCGAGGTCAACTTCGAGAACCCCTCGGTGGCGCGGGAAAAGGTGTTGTTCGACAACCTCACCCCCCTGTACCCCGAATCGCGCCTGGTTCTGGAGACCGCTCCGGACAACCTGCCCATGCGCGTCATCGATCTGGTCACCCCGGTCGGCATGGGCCAGCGCGCCCTGATCGTCGCGCCGCCGCGCACCGGCAAGACCATGTTGCTACAAAACATCGCCAATTCCATCACCGCCAACCACCCCGATGCCTATCTCATCGTTCTGCTCATCGACGAGCGCCCCGAGGAAGTCACCGACATGCAGCGCAACGTCAAGGGCGAGGTGATTTCCTCGACCTTCGACGAGCCGGCCACGCGTCACGTGCAGGTCGCCGAGATGGTCATCGAGAAGGCCAAGCGGCTGGTCGAGCACAAGCGCGACGTAGTGATCCTGCTTGATTCCATCACCCGCCTGGCGCGCGCCTACAATACCGTGGTGCCGCCCTCGGGCAAGATCCTCTCCGGTGGTGTCGACTCCAACGCCCTACACAAGCCGAAGCGTTTTTTCGGCGCCGCGCGCAACATCGAGGAGGGCGGCAGCCTCACCATCATCGCCACCGCCCTGGTCGATACGGGCAGCAAGATGGATGAAGTCATCTTTGAGGAATTCAAGGGCACCGGCAACATGGAACTGCTCCTCGACCGGCGCCTGGTCGACAAGCGCACCTTTCCGGCCGTCGACATCAACAAATCGGGCACCCGGCGCGAGGAGTTGCTGGTGGACCGGACCTCCCTGCAGCGCATCTGGCTGCTGCGCAAGGTTCTCTCGACCATGAACGTGGTCGACAGCATGGAGTTTCTTCTGGAAAAACTCTCCGAAGCCAAGACCAACCGCGAGTTTTTGGAGTCCATGAATCAGTAG
- a CDS encoding RrF2 family transcriptional regulator translates to MLITRATEYAIRAVLYLAKQPAGEIVLKKDICQTQDITPAFLTKILQPLIKAGIVGSQRGVGGGFYLARSPERITLLDVVEAEEGPIYINQCLMGEGSCARDVFCPVHGAWRHIRDEMTRVLAEYTFARLSAMESENLGARLPLQNLSPPPAP, encoded by the coding sequence GTGCTTATTACGCGCGCGACCGAATACGCCATCCGGGCGGTCCTTTACTTGGCCAAGCAACCCGCGGGTGAAATTGTCCTGAAGAAAGACATCTGCCAGACCCAGGACATCACTCCGGCGTTTCTCACCAAAATCCTGCAACCGCTCATCAAGGCGGGCATCGTCGGCTCGCAACGCGGGGTCGGCGGCGGCTTTTACCTGGCTCGCTCCCCCGAGCGCATCACCCTGCTCGATGTGGTCGAAGCCGAGGAGGGCCCGATCTACATCAACCAGTGCCTGATGGGTGAAGGCTCGTGCGCGCGCGATGTCTTCTGTCCGGTGCATGGTGCCTGGCGCCACATCCGCGACGAGATGACGCGCGTACTTGCCGAATATACTTTCGCGCGCCTGTCGGCCATGGAGAGCGAAAACCTCGGCGCGCGCCTGCCCCTGCAAAACCTCTCTCCGCCACCGGCGCCCTGA
- the hisD gene encoding histidinol dehydrogenase, translating to MRILRFSDAAFEPTLHKIVHRAAAAEGDVSFTVQEIIDDVRRRGDSALIEYTEKFDRLSLTAATLEVSGEEIEQALAAVSEESLAALRLAAERIAAFHAKQKEQTWLCTEEEDVLLGQMVRPLERVGIYVPGGKAAYPSSVLMNAIPAKVAGVAEIIMVVPMPGGEVNPHVLAAAHLAGVDRIFKVGGAQAVAALAFGTQSVPRVDKITGPGNIYVATAKQQVFGQVDIDMIAGPSEILIINDGSGEPAHLAADLLGQAEHDELASAILITTDEKMAKKVAKEVERQLGQLARESIARQAIEQFGAILIARDLDEAIAFSNRIAPEHLELAVDNPFELLPRIQHAGAIFLGHHTPEAAGDYLAGPNHTLPTGGTARFFSPLSTNDFVKKSSIVSFSRRGLERLGRDIVHIAELEGLEAHARSVSLRLGK from the coding sequence ATGCGGATTCTTCGTTTCAGCGACGCCGCCTTCGAGCCGACCCTGCACAAGATTGTTCATCGCGCAGCGGCCGCCGAGGGCGACGTGTCTTTTACCGTTCAGGAAATCATCGACGACGTGCGCCGGCGTGGCGATTCGGCCCTCATCGAGTACACCGAAAAATTCGATCGCCTGAGTCTGACCGCGGCAACCCTGGAGGTCAGCGGCGAGGAAATCGAACAGGCTTTGGCCGCGGTGAGCGAGGAATCCCTCGCCGCCCTGCGCCTGGCGGCCGAACGCATCGCCGCGTTTCACGCCAAGCAGAAAGAGCAGACCTGGCTGTGCACGGAGGAAGAGGACGTGCTCCTCGGCCAGATGGTGCGGCCCCTGGAGCGCGTGGGCATCTACGTGCCCGGCGGCAAGGCCGCCTACCCCTCCTCGGTGCTGATGAACGCCATTCCAGCCAAAGTGGCGGGGGTGGCCGAGATCATCATGGTGGTGCCCATGCCCGGCGGCGAGGTCAATCCCCATGTCCTGGCGGCGGCGCACCTGGCCGGGGTCGATCGCATCTTCAAAGTCGGCGGCGCCCAGGCGGTCGCCGCCCTGGCCTTCGGCACCCAGAGCGTGCCGCGCGTCGACAAGATCACCGGCCCGGGCAACATCTACGTGGCCACCGCCAAGCAACAGGTTTTCGGTCAGGTGGACATCGACATGATCGCCGGCCCCAGCGAGATCCTCATCATCAACGACGGCAGCGGAGAGCCGGCGCATCTTGCCGCCGATCTGCTCGGGCAGGCTGAGCATGATGAGTTGGCTTCGGCGATCCTCATCACCACCGACGAGAAGATGGCCAAGAAGGTGGCCAAGGAGGTGGAGCGGCAACTCGGCCAGCTCGCGCGTGAGAGTATCGCCCGGCAGGCCATCGAGCAGTTCGGGGCAATTCTCATCGCCCGCGATCTCGACGAGGCCATCGCTTTTTCCAACCGCATCGCGCCCGAGCATCTGGAATTGGCGGTGGATAATCCCTTCGAACTTCTGCCGCGCATCCAGCATGCCGGGGCGATCTTTCTCGGGCATCACACTCCCGAAGCGGCCGGCGATTATCTGGCCGGCCCCAATCACACCCTGCCCACCGGCGGCACGGCGCGCTTTTTCTCGCCGCTCTCGACCAACGATTTCGTCAAGAAGTCGAGCATCGTGTCCTTCTCCCGCCGGGGTCTGGAAAGGTTGGGCAGGGACATCGTGCACATCGCCGAGTTGGAGGGTCTTGAGGCCCACGCCCGCTCGGTGTCGCTTCGGTTGGGGAAATAA
- the prmC gene encoding peptide chain release factor N(5)-glutamine methyltransferase, with translation MGEVWTVLRVLEWTAGYFRERGIESARLDADLLLAKTLGVDRVGLYLRYDQPLNPEELNSFRAWVARRARHEPLAYILGEVEFWSLAFGLTPDVLIPRPDTEVLVEEALARGPEGARVLDVGTGSGAIAVCLAVERPTWQVTALDVSPAALAVAQDNARRHQVAERMRFLQGDLARLPDEKFDLIVANPPYIPSADLAGLMPDVRDYEPHLALDGGPDGLAAYRALAAQAPRCLSPEGRLLVEIGQGQEPAVQELFTQAGLQGPFSRADYAGIIRVVGATRK, from the coding sequence GTGGGCGAGGTCTGGACGGTCCTGCGGGTGCTGGAATGGACCGCCGGTTATTTTCGCGAGCGCGGCATCGAATCGGCGCGACTTGATGCCGACCTGCTCCTGGCCAAGACTCTCGGCGTGGATCGGGTGGGGCTTTATCTACGCTACGACCAGCCGCTGAACCCCGAGGAGTTGAACAGTTTTCGCGCCTGGGTCGCGCGGCGCGCGCGCCATGAGCCCCTGGCCTACATTCTCGGCGAGGTGGAGTTCTGGTCGCTGGCCTTTGGCCTGACCCCGGACGTATTGATTCCGCGCCCCGACACCGAAGTGCTGGTGGAAGAAGCCCTGGCGCGCGGGCCCGAAGGGGCGCGGGTTCTGGATGTGGGCACCGGCAGCGGCGCCATTGCCGTGTGCCTGGCCGTGGAACGGCCCACCTGGCAGGTGACGGCGCTGGATGTGTCGCCCGCCGCCCTCGCAGTGGCGCAAGACAACGCCCGTCGCCACCAGGTGGCTGAGCGCATGCGCTTTCTCCAGGGGGATCTGGCCAGGTTGCCGGACGAAAAATTCGATCTGATCGTCGCCAATCCTCCCTATATCCCCAGCGCCGATCTGGCCGGACTGATGCCCGACGTGCGCGACTATGAGCCGCACCTGGCTCTTGACGGCGGCCCCGATGGCCTCGCCGCCTATCGCGCCCTGGCCGCCCAGGCGCCGCGTTGTCTGAGTCCCGAGGGGCGCCTGCTGGTCGAAATCGGCCAGGGCCAGGAGCCAGCCGTACAAGAGCTTTTCACCCAAGCCGGTCTCCAGGGGCCGTTCAGCCGCGCCGATTACGCCGGAATCATCCGCGTGGTAGGCGCCACACGAAAATGA
- the thyX gene encoding FAD-dependent thymidylate synthase, translating into MRVSLLTHTPDPERCVAAAARLCYSDATIGELMERAVAERAAFLRKILSLGHLSVLEHASFTFGIEGISRACSHQLVRHRIASFSQQSQRYVSHRERFAAVTPPSIAQRPELLARYEALLGSIHQAYQEFLDAGIAAEDARFVLPNAAATQLVMTMNARELRHFFALRCCRRAQWEIREMAVEMLRLCRQAAPLLFADAGPGCLAGHCPEGPMSCGEMAQVREEFSKL; encoded by the coding sequence ATGCGCGTTTCGCTGCTTACTCATACCCCCGATCCGGAGCGCTGCGTCGCCGCCGCCGCGCGGCTGTGCTACTCTGACGCCACCATCGGTGAGCTGATGGAGCGGGCCGTTGCCGAGCGCGCGGCGTTTCTGCGCAAGATTCTCTCCCTCGGACACCTTTCGGTGCTGGAACATGCCAGCTTTACCTTCGGCATCGAAGGCATCAGCCGCGCCTGCTCCCACCAGTTGGTTCGTCACCGCATCGCCTCCTTTTCCCAGCAAAGCCAGCGCTACGTCTCGCACCGCGAGCGCTTTGCCGCGGTGACGCCGCCGAGCATCGCCCAGCGACCCGAACTGCTGGCCCGTTACGAGGCCCTTCTGGGGAGCATTCACCAAGCCTATCAAGAGTTTCTCGACGCCGGCATCGCCGCCGAGGACGCGCGCTTCGTGTTGCCCAATGCCGCCGCCACGCAACTGGTGATGACCATGAATGCGCGTGAATTGCGGCATTTCTTCGCCTTGCGCTGCTGTCGCCGCGCGCAGTGGGAGATTCGCGAAATGGCGGTGGAGATGCTGCGCCTGTGCCGCCAGGCCGCGCCCCTGCTGTTTGCCGATGCCGGGCCCGGCTGCCTCGCCGGGCACTGCCCGGAAGGGCCCATGAGCTGCGGGGAAATGGCCCAGGTGCGCGAGGAATTTTCCAAATTGTGA
- the prfA gene encoding peptide chain release factor 1 → MFNKLEEVVDRFREVEGLLSDPAVMSNQDKYRALTKEHSDLSEIVEVYQRYRKTCEAIAGNRELLRDPDPEVKEMARSELPELEEVKEQLEKELHLLLLPRDPNDDKNIILEIRAGTGGEEAALFAADLFRMYSRYADTKGWKVEIMSLSEADAGGIKEVIALISGNRVYSRLKFESGTHRVQRVPATEAQGRIHTSACTVAVLPEADEVDVDIDPGDLRIDVYRASGAGGQHVNKTESAVRITHIPTGVVVACQDEKSQHKNKAKAMKILSSRILESMRAAQDAKMAADRKSQVGSGDRSERIRTYNFPQGRCTDHRIGLTLYRLDAIMQGDIDEIVDALTTHTQSEALSGQEG, encoded by the coding sequence ATGTTCAACAAGCTTGAAGAAGTTGTCGATCGTTTCCGCGAGGTCGAGGGGTTGCTGTCGGATCCGGCGGTGATGTCCAATCAGGACAAGTACCGTGCGCTGACCAAGGAGCACTCGGATCTTTCCGAAATCGTCGAGGTTTATCAGCGCTATCGCAAGACCTGCGAGGCCATCGCCGGCAATCGCGAGTTGCTGCGCGATCCCGACCCCGAGGTCAAGGAGATGGCGCGGTCCGAACTGCCCGAGTTGGAGGAGGTCAAGGAGCAGCTGGAAAAGGAGTTGCATCTCCTGCTGCTGCCCCGCGATCCCAACGACGACAAGAACATCATCCTCGAAATCCGTGCCGGAACCGGCGGTGAGGAGGCGGCCCTGTTCGCCGCCGACCTGTTTCGCATGTATTCGCGCTACGCCGATACCAAGGGCTGGAAGGTCGAGATCATGAGCCTCTCCGAGGCCGACGCCGGCGGGATCAAGGAAGTCATCGCCCTGATCAGCGGCAACCGCGTCTATTCGCGGCTTAAATTCGAAAGCGGCACGCACCGCGTTCAGCGTGTGCCGGCAACCGAAGCCCAGGGCCGCATTCACACCTCGGCCTGCACCGTGGCGGTGCTGCCCGAGGCCGACGAGGTGGACGTGGACATCGACCCCGGCGATCTGCGCATCGACGTGTACCGGGCATCGGGCGCCGGTGGCCAGCACGTCAACAAGACCGAGTCGGCGGTGCGCATCACCCACATACCCACCGGGGTGGTGGTGGCCTGCCAGGACGAGAAATCCCAGCACAAGAACAAGGCCAAGGCCATGAAGATCCTGAGCTCGCGGATTCTGGAGAGCATGCGCGCGGCGCAGGACGCGAAAATGGCCGCCGACCGCAAGAGCCAGGTGGGCAGCGGCGACCGTAGCGAGCGCATCCGCACCTACAACTTTCCCCAGGGGCGCTGCACCGATCACCGCATCGGCCTGACCCTCTATCGCCTCGATGCCATCATGCAGGGCGATATCGACGAGATCGTCGATGCCCTGACCACCCACACCCAGAGTGAGGCCCTGAGCGGCCAGGAGGGCTGA
- the hisB gene encoding imidazoleglycerol-phosphate dehydratase HisB, which translates to MARSATIERKTQETDIRVRLELDGRGTSEIRSPVPFFDHMLTQIARHGFFDLEIAAQGDIEIDAHHTVEDVGICLGEAFKKALGDKRGIRRYGRGTAPMHEALASVILDFSGRPFLVYNVALPKAQVGNFEVELVEEFFTAFCNHSGANLHVNLAYGDNLHHIIEAVFKAFARALDEATQIDPRIEGVLSSKGTLE; encoded by the coding sequence ATGGCACGTAGCGCCACCATCGAACGCAAGACCCAAGAAACCGACATTCGCGTCCGCCTCGAACTCGACGGGCGTGGCACGAGCGAGATCCGGAGCCCGGTGCCCTTTTTCGATCACATGCTCACCCAGATCGCGCGCCACGGCTTTTTCGACCTGGAGATCGCCGCCCAGGGCGACATTGAGATCGACGCCCATCACACCGTGGAGGACGTCGGCATCTGTCTTGGCGAGGCCTTCAAGAAGGCCCTCGGCGACAAGCGCGGCATCCGCCGCTACGGGCGTGGCACCGCGCCCATGCACGAGGCGCTGGCCTCGGTGATCCTGGATTTCTCCGGGCGGCCCTTTCTGGTGTACAACGTCGCTCTGCCCAAGGCGCAGGTGGGCAATTTCGAGGTGGAACTGGTGGAGGAATTCTTCACCGCCTTCTGCAACCACAGCGGCGCCAACCTCCACGTCAACCTGGCCTACGGCGACAACCTGCACCACATCATCGAGGCGGTGTTCAAGGCCTTCGCCCGCGCCCTGGACGAGGCGACGCAGATCGACCCGCGCATCGAAGGCGTGCTGTCGAGCAAAGGGACTCTGGAGTGA
- the hisG gene encoding ATP phosphoribosyltransferase has product MSDTLTFALPKGRIMKDSMELFARIGITCPEMSDDSRKLVFENREDRLRFMAVRATDVPTYVEYGCADIGVVGKDTLLEQGKDLYEPLDLRFGYCRLVVAEPKELQRNDDPANWSNIRVATKYPNITERYFAARGVQVELIKLYGSIELAPLVGLSERIVDLVSTGATLRENGMVEVDTIAEITTRLIVNRASLKTKHQRIRKIIEGLEQVVGETVRISG; this is encoded by the coding sequence ATGAGCGACACTCTGACGTTTGCCCTGCCCAAGGGGCGCATCATGAAGGATTCCATGGAGCTGTTCGCGCGCATCGGCATCACCTGCCCCGAGATGAGCGACGACAGCCGCAAGCTGGTGTTCGAGAACCGCGAGGATCGCCTGCGCTTCATGGCGGTGCGCGCCACCGACGTGCCGACCTATGTGGAATACGGCTGCGCCGACATTGGCGTGGTGGGCAAGGACACCCTGCTTGAGCAGGGCAAGGATCTCTACGAGCCCCTGGATCTGCGCTTCGGCTACTGCCGCCTGGTGGTCGCCGAACCCAAGGAATTGCAGCGCAATGATGATCCGGCCAACTGGTCCAACATCCGCGTCGCCACCAAGTACCCCAATATCACCGAGCGCTATTTCGCCGCGCGCGGCGTGCAGGTGGAGCTGATCAAACTCTACGGCTCCATCGAACTGGCGCCCCTGGTGGGACTTTCCGAGCGCATCGTCGACCTGGTGTCCACGGGGGCGACTCTGCGTGAAAACGGCATGGTCGAGGTCGATACCATCGCCGAAATCACCACGCGCCTCATCGTCAACCGCGCCAGCCTCAAGACCAAGCACCAGCGCATCCGCAAGATCATCGAGGGGTTGGAACAGGTGGTGGGCGAGACGGTGCGTATTTCAGGCTGA
- the rpmE gene encoding 50S ribosomal protein L31 → MKKDIHPAYQAVQIKCGCGNVLETRSTLKSDFFTEICSACHPFFTGKQKLIDTAGRVERFRRKYGQGEKK, encoded by the coding sequence ATGAAAAAAGACATTCATCCCGCGTACCAGGCCGTCCAGATCAAATGCGGTTGCGGCAACGTACTCGAAACCCGCTCGACGCTTAAGAGCGACTTTTTCACCGAGATTTGCTCCGCTTGCCACCCCTTCTTCACCGGCAAGCAGAAGCTCATCGACACCGCCGGCCGCGTCGAGCGCTTCCGTCGCAAGTACGGTCAGGGCGAGAAAAAATAG
- the gluQRS gene encoding tRNA glutamyl-Q(34) synthetase GluQRS, which yields MNPASAASVVGRFAPSPTGPLHVGSLVAAVGSYCLARRAGGRWLVRMEDLDAPRVVPGAAADILKTLEAFGLHWDGEILWQSRRAHVYEEALAELRTKGLVFDCGCSRKEILASAPHVGEEGAVYPGTCRAGLPPGRRPRALRLRVPQALMCFVDQVSGPQEQHLATAVGDFVLRRADGVFAYQFAVVVDDLASGVNQVVRGADLLGSTPRQIYLYECLGQAPPRYYHLPLALGADGEKISKRHGPASVAGLARPAQLLCRVLEFLGQNPPRALADEPPAEVLTWAVSNFDPACIPAAPRHFS from the coding sequence ATGAATCCTGCTTCCGCAGCATCTGTCGTCGGCCGCTTCGCGCCCAGTCCGACCGGACCACTGCATGTGGGTTCGCTGGTGGCGGCGGTGGGCAGCTACTGCCTGGCGCGCCGCGCCGGCGGGCGCTGGTTGGTGCGCATGGAAGATCTCGATGCACCACGGGTGGTGCCGGGCGCCGCCGCGGATATCCTCAAAACCCTCGAAGCCTTCGGTCTGCACTGGGACGGCGAAATCCTCTGGCAGAGTCGGCGCGCGCACGTCTACGAGGAGGCGCTGGCGGAGTTGCGTACCAAGGGTCTGGTGTTCGACTGTGGCTGCTCGCGCAAGGAAATCCTTGCCAGCGCCCCCCATGTCGGCGAGGAAGGCGCGGTTTATCCCGGCACCTGCCGTGCCGGTTTGCCTCCGGGGCGACGACCGCGTGCCCTGCGCCTGCGTGTGCCCCAGGCCCTGATGTGTTTCGTCGACCAGGTCAGCGGCCCTCAGGAGCAGCATTTGGCCACAGCGGTGGGCGATTTCGTGCTGCGGCGCGCCGATGGGGTTTTTGCCTACCAGTTCGCGGTGGTGGTGGATGATCTCGCATCCGGCGTCAACCAGGTGGTGCGGGGCGCCGACCTGCTCGGCTCGACCCCGCGCCAGATCTATCTCTACGAGTGTCTCGGCCAGGCGCCGCCGCGTTATTACCACCTACCCCTGGCCCTGGGGGCCGACGGGGAAAAGATCAGCAAGCGCCACGGTCCGGCTTCCGTCGCCGGCCTCGCGCGGCCCGCGCAACTGCTCTGCCGGGTGTTGGAGTTTCTCGGGCAGAACCCGCCGCGCGCCCTGGCCGATGAGCCTCCCGCCGAAGTCCTGACGTGGGCGGTGAGTAATTTCGACCCGGCCTGCATCCCGGCCGCGCCCCGGCATTTTTCCTAA
- the murA gene encoding UDP-N-acetylglucosamine 1-carboxyvinyltransferase, which produces MDKIVIHGGKRLKGEVQVSGAKNSALPLLFATLLAPGVHRVSNVPHLRDIDTAEKLLKILGARVERENGTFAVDAGSIQSVEAPYDLVRTMRASVLVLGPLLARCGHARVSLPGGCAIGARPINLHLKGLEALGAKITLDHGYVEARARSLHGARIRFDIPTVGGTENLMMAAVLAKGTTVIENAACEPEIVDLAEALVKMGARIKGAGSDTLSIEGVRELNPFEHAVMPDRIEAGTFLVAAAMTRGDVRVRGLSIPHQEALVLKLREAGAEISGADGELRVRGPRRIQPVDIRTCPYPGFPTDMQAQFMALMTLADGASVISENVFENRFMHVCELQRMGADIAIDGHTAVVRGVKKLLGAPVMATDLRASASLILAGLAADNTTEVSRIYHLDRGYERIEEKLKGLGADIERVKG; this is translated from the coding sequence TTGGATAAAATCGTCATTCACGGCGGCAAGCGGCTCAAGGGCGAGGTTCAGGTCAGCGGCGCCAAAAATTCGGCGCTGCCCCTGCTGTTCGCCACCCTGCTCGCCCCGGGCGTGCACCGCGTCAGCAACGTGCCGCATCTGCGCGACATCGACACGGCCGAGAAGCTGCTCAAGATTCTCGGCGCGCGGGTGGAGCGCGAGAACGGTACCTTTGCCGTCGATGCCGGCTCCATCCAGAGCGTCGAGGCGCCCTACGATCTGGTGCGTACCATGCGCGCCTCGGTGCTGGTGTTGGGACCACTTCTGGCGCGCTGCGGCCATGCGCGGGTCAGCCTGCCGGGCGGCTGCGCCATCGGTGCGCGGCCCATTAATCTGCATCTTAAGGGTTTGGAGGCGCTGGGGGCGAAAATCACCCTCGACCACGGCTATGTCGAAGCGCGCGCCCGCAGTCTGCACGGCGCGCGAATCCGCTTCGACATCCCCACCGTGGGTGGCACGGAAAACCTGATGATGGCCGCCGTGCTGGCCAAGGGCACCACGGTCATTGAAAACGCCGCCTGCGAACCTGAAATCGTCGATCTGGCCGAGGCCCTGGTGAAAATGGGCGCGCGCATCAAGGGGGCGGGCAGCGACACCCTGTCCATCGAAGGGGTGCGCGAACTTAACCCCTTCGAGCACGCGGTGATGCCCGATCGCATCGAGGCCGGAACCTTTCTGGTCGCCGCCGCCATGACGCGCGGCGACGTGCGCGTGCGCGGCTTGAGCATCCCCCATCAGGAGGCGCTGGTTCTCAAGTTGCGCGAAGCCGGTGCCGAGATCAGCGGCGCCGACGGCGAACTGAGGGTCCGGGGGCCGCGCCGGATTCAGCCGGTGGACATCCGCACCTGCCCCTATCCGGGCTTTCCGACGGACATGCAGGCCCAGTTCATGGCGCTGATGACCCTGGCCGACGGCGCCAGCGTCATCAGCGAGAACGTCTTCGAAAACCGCTTCATGCACGTGTGCGAATTGCAGCGCATGGGCGCCGACATCGCCATCGACGGCCACACCGCCGTGGTGCGCGGCGTGAAGAAGCTGTTGGGCGCCCCGGTCATGGCCACCGACCTGCGCGCCAGCGCCTCGCTGATCCTGGCGGGCCTGGCCGCCGACAACACCACCGAGGTCTCGCGCATCTATCACCTCGACCGCGGCTACGAGCGCATCGAGGAGAAGCTCAAAGGATTGGGCGCCGACATCGAGCGGGTCAAGGGATAA